A genomic segment from bacterium BMS3Abin02 encodes:
- a CDS encoding ABC-2 family transporter protein: MVTYAPVRSGVGRWVRSYLMMTRWEIESLRREFPLIVALQIVIGGGFALGIGLFFDQMPARNALFLSTGVAVVTLITIGMVLGPQLVSNQKTAGTYDFLWSLPVPRTTQAAAWLTVNSIIAIPGMVAALVIADARYDLSLHVSAAIVPAVLLTIGTATLIGYAFAHAVSKPMVTLMITQLLVFTILGFSPINFPPENLPGWLAAVNEWLPFEHMAAVVRAALTDGLVDNVMRSYLILGIYAALSTMVAAWVIGRRR; this comes from the coding sequence GTGGTGACGTACGCCCCGGTGCGTTCCGGGGTTGGTCGCTGGGTGCGGAGCTATCTGATGATGACCCGCTGGGAGATCGAGAGCCTGCGGCGCGAGTTCCCGCTGATCGTCGCTCTGCAGATCGTGATCGGCGGCGGTTTCGCCCTCGGGATCGGCCTCTTCTTCGATCAGATGCCGGCCCGCAACGCGCTGTTCCTGTCCACCGGAGTGGCGGTCGTGACCTTGATCACCATCGGGATGGTTCTCGGGCCGCAACTCGTCAGCAATCAGAAGACGGCCGGAACCTACGATTTTCTTTGGTCACTACCGGTGCCCCGCACCACACAGGCGGCCGCCTGGCTGACCGTCAATTCCATCATCGCCATACCGGGCATGGTGGCGGCGCTGGTCATCGCCGACGCGAGGTACGACTTGTCGCTCCATGTGTCGGCGGCGATAGTTCCGGCGGTGTTGCTGACCATCGGTACGGCCACCCTGATCGGGTACGCGTTTGCCCATGCCGTTTCGAAACCGATGGTCACTCTGATGATCACCCAGTTGCTCGTCTTCACCATTCTCGGATTCTCACCCATCAATTTCCCGCCGGAGAATCTTCCCGGCTGGCTGGCAGCGGTGAACGAATGGCTGCCCTTCGAGCACATGGCGGCGGTGGTCCGTGCGGCGCTCACCGACGGCCTCGTGGACAACGTGATGCGCTCCTACCTCATCCTCGGCATCTACGCCGCTCTGTCGACGATGGTGGCCGCCTGGGTGATCGGAAGGAGGCGCTGA
- the drrA_7 gene encoding daunorubicin/doxorubicin resistance ATP-binding protein DrrA, whose product MIGRNVETDWTFHVRNVIKVFGDVRANDGITLEVHPGEVYGLLGPNGAGKTTLVKQIIGLLKPTSGELTLGPYDLVENPDAARQLCSYLPQAQMPIDSFKTRNVIALTGMIRGGDSMTVRKRADELIEELDIGEWADTIGAKLSGGVKRLVGFAMVTAWPGRVVIIDEPTNDVDPRRRRLLWEQIRRLGDQGAAVLLVTHNVLEAEKSVDCLAIIDEGRLIAEGTPSSLKSEDRGRMRLQLMIVPGRETPEMPAFIEDHTRVGNNVMTVLAETDSAHAIGWAQELIGLGIAEEYALAATTLEDVYIRLTGRTSEDLHAKPPA is encoded by the coding sequence GTGATCGGTCGGAACGTAGAGACAGACTGGACGTTTCATGTCCGCAATGTGATCAAGGTCTTCGGGGATGTGCGGGCCAACGACGGGATCACATTGGAGGTCCATCCGGGTGAGGTGTACGGGTTGCTCGGACCCAACGGAGCCGGCAAGACGACGCTCGTGAAGCAGATCATCGGTCTGCTGAAACCCACTTCCGGGGAGTTGACGCTCGGTCCGTACGATCTTGTCGAGAACCCGGACGCTGCTCGCCAACTCTGCTCCTACCTGCCGCAAGCCCAAATGCCGATCGACTCCTTCAAGACCAGGAACGTGATCGCGCTGACGGGAATGATCCGTGGCGGCGATTCCATGACGGTGCGGAAACGGGCCGACGAACTCATCGAGGAGCTCGATATCGGTGAGTGGGCCGACACGATCGGAGCCAAGCTCTCCGGTGGTGTGAAGCGTCTTGTCGGGTTCGCCATGGTGACCGCCTGGCCGGGCCGGGTGGTCATCATCGACGAACCGACCAACGACGTGGATCCGCGTCGCCGCCGGTTGCTGTGGGAACAGATTCGCCGGCTCGGTGATCAGGGCGCGGCGGTGTTGTTGGTGACTCACAACGTGCTCGAGGCAGAAAAGTCGGTCGATTGCCTGGCGATCATCGACGAGGGTCGCCTGATCGCGGAGGGCACGCCTTCGTCGCTGAAGTCGGAGGACCGCGGTCGTATGCGGCTGCAGTTGATGATCGTGCCAGGGCGGGAAACCCCGGAGATGCCGGCGTTCATCGAGGACCACACCAGGGTGGGCAACAACGTGATGACCGTCTTGGCCGAGACCGACTCGGCGCACGCGATCGGCTGGGCACAGGAGCTGATCGGCTTGGGCATCGCCGAGGAGTACGCCCTGGCGGCCACGACCCTCGAGGACGTGTACATCCGGCTGACCGGCCGTACCTCCGAAGACCTCCACGCGAAACCCCCGGCATGA